The following nucleotide sequence is from Macrobrachium nipponense isolate FS-2020 chromosome 21, ASM1510439v2, whole genome shotgun sequence.
CTGGACTCAGAAAAGAAGACCGGGGACCACAGAAGAAAAAGACTGACACAAAGAAAGAAGGAACCGTACACAGAAAGAgaactggactcagaaagaaggaCCGGAcacagaaaagagaaagaagaacgcGGGGGACTCAAAAGAAGGGACTGgacacaaagaaaagaaagacctGGGACAACAGAAGAAGACCGGACAAAACGAAAGAAACTGGCTTCCAGAAAGAGAccggacacagaaagaagacccGGGACAACAGGAAAGAAGGAACTGGACTCAGAAGAGAAGACCGGACtccagaaagaagactgggaccaggaacaaaaggaactggacaccagaaagaaggaactggaatgcagaaagaagaaactgGACACAGCAAaggactggactcagaaagagaACTGGACTCAAAAGGAAAGAatactggacacagaaagaaggaactggacATCCCAGAAGAAGAGTGGACACAGAGAAAGAaggactggactcagaaagacggattcagaaagaagactggacacaaggAAAGGCAGGAACTGGACAACAAGAAAGGCAAGGACTGGACTCAAAGAAGaaggactggacacagaaagaagactggactcagaaaggaagactggactcagaaaagAAGACTGGGACACAGGAAAGAAGActtggactcagaaagaagacggACACCAGAAAGAAGACTTGGACTCAAGAAAGAAAGACTGAACACAGGAAAGAAAGGAACTGGACTCAAAGAAGAAGGATGACTCAGAAAGAAGATGgatcagaaagaagactggacacagaaagaagactgaatAGAAAGAAGATGGGACTCGAAAGAAGGCTGACACAGAAAGAAGATGGACTCAGAAAAGAaggactggactcagaaagaagactggacacagaaagaattACTGGACTCAGAAAAGAAGGAcgggactcagaaagaagactggacacgaaAGAAGACTGACACAGAAAGAAGGGACTGGGACAGAAAGAAGGGAACTGGGACGTCAAAGAAGGGGAAGACTGACCTCGGGACGAAGACCTGGACACAGAGGGActgactcagaaagaagactggactcagaaagaagactggggaCCGAAGGCAGGAGAccaaaaaaagcgaaaaaaatagATTGAGGAtagagagaaacaagaaaaccACAGTGAAGTCAAACGGAAGGAGAGCAAGAAAATTGATTTAACAAATCagatcgggagagagagagagagagaggagaaattttaCCAAACTACCGCTCCAACCAccatttaatagagagagagagagagatgagagagagagagagagagagaaattttaccaaacttctgtttcaactctttaatagaaagaaagagagagagagagagaaattttaccaaacttgtttcaactctttaattgaaagagagagagagagaaattctaccaaacttctgtttcaactctttaatcgaaagagagaaagaaaaagagagagtgagagagaattccaattaaatgaaggcataaaaaaagccccccccctttttttttaatatatacaaaaatactcaAAGAAGTCTAATACAATACTTAggctgaaaatgaaaaatatcaattgTTATTGTAAATCAAATTCGTCCATATTACTCACGAGTTAAAAACTctacaaatattgcaatttgaGTTTGGTTAAGTTTACTAATAAAGCACTTAACTTCATTCGCACTTTCCTTTAATGAATGAAAGAGCGCAATTCGAGCAGATAATTCAGCATTATATGGCTTGCATTTTTTTAGACGACTAAAAGGACGCACTTGGCATAGTTACTCAATgactattgtttactttttcctttcacaaaagCATGGAGGCAGTGGTGAACCTTGACCCGAACCCTGttctagttttttctttcatGGGCCTAAgggaataaagtaaatatataatatacatatatatatatatatatatatatatatatatattaattatatatatatatatatatatatatatatatatagctatatttacgtgtgtagataaataattatatactatacatatatatacgtgcttaaaaaaatcacagtagatggcacggtggacttcataaataagcgaataaccaCGGGAACaaatgatagccaggaatccagcgctttcgtctttattcagacatcgtcaaggagctacttgacgatgtctgaataaagacgaaagcgcttggattcctggctatcatttcccgtggtattcgcttatatatatacgtatatatatacatccatacaatatatattatatatatatatatatatatatatatatatatatatatatatatacctatatttacgtgtgtagataaataattatatactattacataattacgtatatacgtactatataaatacatatgatatacatatatatatatatatacaatatatatatatatataaatgtatatacctatatttacgtgtaatataaaatattaaatactatacatatatatatatatagatatatatatatatatatatcctatgatatccatatatagattatatataagatattgtatatatataatatatatatatatatatactatatatatatattatatatatatatgtgtgtgtgtgtgtgtgtgtgtgtatatatatatatataatatatatatatatatatatatatatatatatatatatatatatatatatataagcaaacttTAAAAATCTACCTATTCATTACATCTCCTATTAAGATACATTCTTTAGGTGTCCTTCAGAACAGGACCAGACACTCCTGAaacaaaacacagacagacaaatagacagacaggtagacagaCTTACCATCACTCAAATAGAGACCAATAGAACCAAGAGCATAACCTTCCGCCCCCAactccccccagccccccacaagttaaataaaagataaggacGCTGCATATTTGATGGGCGAGACCCCAGTTGAGGTCGGGTCGACCTCATAAACCTACGTTTTATTGGGGCTTTGGGCTAAGTGTCGAACCCATGTCTGTTCTTCacgagttttatttcattat
It contains:
- the LOC135197490 gene encoding cylicin-2-like — its product is MGFTTLAYTPVATSGRGVKNPKEDSEIHKRRIEASVSFSNQPSAPSVFDSASRQQSLPPRTEGKRRKEARRSAKDGNKEKEDQKEELDTRKKKLDSEEGPGHRKEELDTERRRTQKAKNWYSERRPDTEEGLDTERRNRTQKRRGLDSEKKTGDHRRKRLTQRKKEPYTERELDSERRTGHRKEKEERGGLKRRDWTQRKERPGTTEEDRTKRKKLASRKRPDTERRPGTTGKKELDSEEKTGLQKEDWDQEQKELDTRKKELECRKKKLDTAKDWTQKENWTQKERILDTERRNWTSQKKSGHRERRTGLRKTDSERRLDTRKGRNWTTRKARTGLKEEGLDTERRLDSERKTGLRKEDWDTGKKTWTQKEDGHQKEDLDSRKKD